ACCTTCAAATCATTTCAAGCTTACTCAATATTCAGTCGGATGGCATTGATGATCCAGGAGTATTATCTTCCATAAAAGAAGGGCAGAGCCGAGTACAGGCGATGAGTTTGATTCACTCAAACCTTTACCAAAGTAAGCATATCAATAACGTAGACATTGAAAATTACTTGAAGGAATTGGTAGCTTATTTATCACAAATGTTTGCTGGCAGTAATAAAGACATAGAAATTGAAGTCTCAGCAAAGCAAATTGAGTTTGATATTGATACGGCTATACCTCTAGGTTTAATCGTAAATGAATTGGTATCGAATGCTTACAAATATGCTTTTGACCAACAAGAAAAAGGACAAATTAAAATAGGAATCAACTCTATCAACGATACTGATTATGAACTACATGTGAAAGATAATGGAAAAGGGCTGGGAGAAGGATTTGATCCTAAAAAGAGTAAATCTCTTGGTTTAAAATTGGTGAAAATCTTAAGTAAGCAACTACGAGGGAAATTTAGGTCGGAGTCCAATGGTGGTGCATTGTTTATTGTTTCATTTAAAGACCTCAGAGCTTATCAAAGTCAACAATCATGATAAAAATACTAATCATTGAAGACGAAGGAATTATAGCTGCCGACATGGAAAACATGTTAGAGAAAATGGGCTATGAAGTCATGGAAACTGCCATGGACTACGAAGAAGCCATTGAAAGACTCGAAGAAGGAACTCCAGACCTTATCATGCTTGATGTAAACCTTGGAGGCAAAAAGGATGGCATTGACCTCGCTGAAGTGATTAATGAGCGATTTCAAGTTCCGTTTATCTTTACAACGTCCTATTCCGATGGACCCACCATTGAACGAGCCAAAAAGGTAAATCCAGTGAATTATCTTGTGAAACCCTTTAAACAAGAGCAATTGTTTACTGCTATTGAAATGGCTTTGTTTTCGATTGCTCAGCAAGCTCAAGAAAAGCCCAATGAACTCGACAACTTGGTTATAAAGGGAGCTTTATTCATCAAAGACAAATACCGCTATACCAAACTTCCCCTTGGAGATATTCTTTGGCTAAAGGCTGAAGGAAACTATGTTGAAATTCACCTAACAGAAAGAAAAGAGTTAATAAGAACCTCACTGGGTCAATTTCTTGAAAGGTTAAGCCTGCCCAATTTTTTTAGAACGCATAAATCTTATGCTGTCAATCTTGACTATTTAAAGAGCGTAGAGCCTACTGAGGTCTTTATTCTCGATACTTCTATTCCTATTTCTAAAACTTATTCTGATGAATTGATGAAGAGGTTGGAGGTTTTGTAAATTTCATCACCACTGGGTTTAGTTTCATACCAACTCCAGGGCGTTTCAGCCCTTTTTATTATTTAATCATTGGCATTAATGTACCTTCCCTCCGTACCCAAAACATGAGCCCATGAAAACCTTTAAAATTCAAAACTTCACAAGTAGAACGTTTTTAGTCTTATTTTTCATTATTGGCTCTGTAAATAAGGTAAGTGCTGTAGACTATCGAACCAAATTACCCTTAGTTCCTACACCAGATGGAAGTGTTGAAATGGTAGGCGAATTAACATGGAATAATCCATTTTGCTGGCTTCCATACCCTCCTGGTAACACAGTTGACGCCGATGACCGCGTTTTTATTGATCAAATAGGTTTCACAATAGCAAGTGGGGTGACAAATAATGGAAGAATAGTAATAGAAGGTCCCTTTACAACTGCCGGAATAACTTATGAACCTTCTTTAATAATTGCTGAAGGTATTGGTTTAAATATTGGTGCCACAGGAACACTTGTTAATTACTCTACTTTAACCATTATAGGTCGAATTTCGAACTATGGTACTACGTTTAATTACAATAGGCTAACGATATCTTCTGCTGCACTTTTTGATAATTATAATAAGGTTTATAACAATGTTGATGACTTTAATGTGGTAGGAACACTCAATAATAATGAAGGTGGGCTTATTCAGAATCAAGTAAATGGAAATATCAAGGGAACAGGAACTGTTACATTGAGAGCATTGTCCAACTTCAGTTATTTTTCTACAATTACCCAATTACCTGCGAATAACTTTAACTGGATAGGAGGGTCCATTAGTGTATATCAAGGCAGAGTTCTAGGTATTGGGAGACCTCTTACTATTCCTGAAGGTGGGATTCTAGATTTAAATGGAGGTACGCTTAATATCAATAATGGAGGAGAACTCAATGTTTCATTTAATGCTTTTCTCCTTACAGAACAAAATCCTGCCTTTCATGGAAAAGTAAATATCAACTCCTATGGAAAGCTCATTTTTAGCGGCAATTTCTTTTACAACAAAACAGATTATAACTGGGAAAGTGAAGGAACTATTCAAATAAATAGTACTGTCAATACACCGGCTATTGAAGTGCCTTTGGGAGCTTATTTAGAAATTTCGACAAATGGTGTTTTGAATCTTTTTGGGGGTAGAACTTTAACAGTTAATTGGCCCACTGCTGTTGACAACAAAGGCAAAATTGTTCTAGGAGGAGGAGGTAAATATATTATTGGTTCCAACAATGGTCTATTGCCTGGAGGAGATTTCTTGTGGCAAAATGGGGGAGATGTAGAGATTAAAGGCGGGGCAACTCTTTTTCTAGATAGAAGCAACACTGTTCCTGTGCTAGGCACAATGACAAACTATGGCAAGATAAACCTCGGGGCGGGGGACTTCTTGGTTTATGGTTTGCTAAAAAACTATGAAATATCGATTCCAAGTATAATAGGTTCAGAACCGTATAAAATGATAGCTGCAGATGGAGGAAAGATAGAATTTGTTGGTTATTGGAATGCTTTGACCAATACTTTATTCAAAAACTTGGATATGAACCCTGGAGGGAAAGTAGAAATTGTATCGAACGGAATATTCGATTATCATGGGACATTAAGTATTCCAGATCGGTCTGTTTTTACTAATAAAGGATCTCTTACCATCAAAGACGGTGGAAATGTTACGGTAGCGGCTGGTGGAGAACTAGTTAATGATGCAACCTTAAACAATGACGGAATCGTTACCAATAATGGAATTGTATCTAATAATCTAGCATTTTGGAATAATAATACGCTTACAAACAGCGGAATTCTGTACGATTACACAGGGTTTGTCAATGTAGGGACGCTCAATAATCCGGGAAGGATAGGCATGTTTGCGACTTTCGAAGACCGAGGCGTTTTTAATAATACCAATGAGATCAACCTTTTTGGTACTTTCTTGGCAGGCACATCCGATGTGTTTGAAAATGGGAATGTAATCATGCCTCCTGGTGCCAAGTTTTATGTAATGAAGCCTTTTGTGTTACATAAAGACCTCGAAATCCCCGCAAATGTTGAATTTAGGATAGTCAATAAACTCACGATTCCTGATGCTGTAGCTGTGAGGAATTACGGGGACTTCAATTTTGGAACAAGTGGAACCGGAATTTGCGAAATACAAAGTGGAGGTAACTTAATCGCCTTTAGTAGCACAACTGCTTTGCCTGATGCAATCCACATGAAATCTGGAAGTTATGTGACAATCAATGAACCAGCTTTTGTATCACAAGGAAATTGGGAAATACCTTTTGGGGTCACTGCAACGGTTAACGGGTATTTAAACACTTCAACCCTTTTAAACCATGGAAGAATTAATATAACTGGGAAGTTATCTTCTGCTAATCTTACAAATGCTTCTGATGGACTTGTTAGCCTTTATACCAATGCTGAATTAAGCTCTTCACAAAACATAATTAATGACGGGAACTTAGAGGCAAATGGAATCCTAACAGGCAATAATTTGAAAAATTATGGAACGATTAGCGGAAATGGAATTTTATCTGGAACATTTTTCAATTATGAAAACAGCAAAATTGCTCCCGGTAATGTCAATATAGGACGATTGACTTTTACCACTAAACAATATAGTTCGGGCAATTATTACCCTTTCGATTTGGGTTCTGCAACTTACAATTGTGAAGTTGGAAATCCGGTTGACCGAATCTTAAGTCCTGGAAATGCTAACCTTAGTAGTGCAGAACTCAATATTACGCTACCTACAAATCCTCCAGCAGGAGAATTTCTCATCATGAGTTATAATGGACATACGGGTGAATTTTCAAATGTAACTCTACCCAATTCATTTTGTGTGGATATTGCCTTGCGATATGATGACAATGCCCTTTACGTAGTAGTTTCAACTAAAAAGGTCAAAGCATTTGTAAATAAATTGGCAACAAGTGGGAACAACTCGGGGTTGACATGGGAAGATGCCTTTGTAGAGCTTCAACCCGCATTAGAGGTAGGATGTCCAACAGAAATATGGGTGGCAAAAGGTACATATTACCCTAGCACAGCACCTGGTGGAATTGAAAACCCATTGGACCCTAGAGATAGAACTTTTCATTTGCCCGATGAGACCCCAATTTATGGTGGATTTATTGGAAATGAAACCGAGGTGTCAAGTAGAGATTGGAATAAAAACCAAACAATACTAAGCGGTGATTTTGCAAATAATGATAATGTGTTTGGCCAAAGAAATACGTTGGGTATTTCTCAAAACAATGAAAATGCTTACCATGTGCTTACATCAGTGAATGATAACTTTTTTACTACGCTAGATGGCTTTAAAGTAATTGGTGGTAATGCCAATGGTTCAGGTAATTTAAGGGTAGAAGGATTAGACATAAGCAGATCAACCGGTGGAGGTTTAATCTCATCTTCATCGAGTTTTGTTTGCCGTAATGTTACTTTTGAACACAATACAGCACTTACAAGTGGCGGCGGGGTATACCAAAAGGCAGGAGTTCCATTGCTAGATCGTGTCCAAATAATCAAAAACTTCTCCGGTAGAAATGGTGGTGGATTGTACGCTGAGGCAAGTTATACTACAGTTTTCAATTGTGTTTTTTCAGGAAATAGATCTTTATCTCTTGGTGGGGGAGTTTACACCAACCTTACTCCATTAAATATTTATAATAGTGTTTTTGTTGAGAATGCATCAGCAAATGGTGCTGCTTATTATAACTTATACAATTTAGGGGGAGAGCCAAAATTGATCAATGCAACCATTACAAAGAACTATGCTGAAGTAAATGGAGCCATTGTAGAAAGTTCTGGTGGCTTACTCACAAACTCTATTTGCTATGACAACGAGGGTACTGATATAAGTCAAGTCTCAGGGACAATGCTTGTGGACCATTCCGATGTTCAAGGCGGTAAAGTAGGTGCGGGCAACATGGATGTAAACCCAAACTTTGAAAGTATCGACTATGACGGCCCAGACAATATTTTCAGAACAAGCGATGATGGTCTTAAACTAAGGTATTGTTCTGCTTTAATTGATAAAGGAATTGAGTTAAATACCACCAGTGAAGATATTACGCTGAGTCTCCGCTTATTTGGAGTTAACCCAGACATGGGTGCCTATGAAAACTCAGATGCAGAAAAGCTAGTTATAAGTACGACTTTAAATGGTACACCGATCGTTAAATCTGCCATTTTTATTGAAGGAGGAAGTAAGATTGAAGCCCCTTCCAATGTTACTTACCAAGCCTTGAATTCAGTGCTTTTGGCTCCAGGTTTTGAAACAGCAAATAGTACTGTTTTTCAAGCAAGTATAGGGTCTTCTTGCATTGACTAAAAAGCTTGATTTCGACTTAGCCAACTCATTATATCACAACATTTATAGCCATGAAAACACCAAAAATACTCGTAGAAATTTTAAGAACCAGCAGCATCAACTTTGTAGAAGCAGACGAAAACTATTCTGTTTTTCACTTGAAAAGTGGATCGAAAGTAGTTTCTGGATATACACTCAAGTTTCACGTTGATCAACTTGACAAGCATACATTTCTTCGGGTTAATAGATCCATGCTAGTGAATAGGAAATACATCAAATCTGTAATGTCTGAAAATTCATCCAGTTTCGCAATTTTACAAGATGGACGAAGTATTCCAATTCCTAGAAGGCGTCTTAAAATCTTTCAAGAAGCTTATGACCCAAAAGTGATTTTGAATTAAACGTATTTGAGAATAAAAGCCATCCTACTTTAACTTTACAAGTAAAGTACCAATACCTCCAAACATTCCAGTTGTGCGGTAATAGCCACCAATTCTAAACTCAAGAGCATTAAAATGCTGAATGCCAAAAACTCCACCTGGTGTACTTTTTCTAAATCCTAAACCAGCAAAATGACTATCAAAAGCTGATATGTCGAAGTCACTAGTGTAATACGTTTCAGCAGTTGAATGCCCGCCAAAAGGTTTGAAATAGTCAACTGCAGATTGCCTATTGAATCTATAAAAAGGAGAAATAGAGAAGAAAGGATTGATTTTTATAGGTACCTCAAGGTTGGCAGTGTGAGCGGTCATTCCCCAGTCATCTTTGTAAAATCTATAAAAAGCTTTTATTATGACTTTGTCCCCCATAAAATAATGAGCTCTCATACTCACAGGAAACTTCATCCGAGATCCGGGTAATTTCTCCACGGTATGAGATCCATCTTCAAAATATACCCTATGATAAGGAGTGCTCAATAATCCTTCTTGATAAGTTGGCTCTGCCATCAAAGATATTTGTAAGTCTTTGTTGACAATGTGAGACAATGTTAAAGAAGCCAAATAGGTATTTCGAGGCTTAAATTGGTCACTTTTGCTATCGAAAGGAAGCCTAAGTTCAAATGGTGCAATGACTTGCCATTGATCAATAAAAGCACCTACTTTTAAACCCAAATCAGTGTTTTTGTCTTTGGACTGCATGGAAACTCCTAAGTTGAGGCCATAAGACTCGTAATCGTACTCAGTAGAGTAGGAGGCAGAAACACTTTTTGTAATCCTACTTTCAGGGTTAAGCACACTATAAGTCAAAGATGGATACACGTGAACATCGGAGTGGGAAGCACCAGATATGGTAGCAGGATTGATATTATCAGATGATGCAGAGGTGTAGGCATCTACA
This portion of the Spirosomataceae bacterium TFI 002 genome encodes:
- a CDS encoding DNA-binding response regulator, LytR/AlgR family, with amino-acid sequence MIKILIIEDEGIIAADMENMLEKMGYEVMETAMDYEEAIERLEEGTPDLIMLDVNLGGKKDGIDLAEVINERFQVPFIFTTSYSDGPTIERAKKVNPVNYLVKPFKQEQLFTAIEMALFSIAQQAQEKPNELDNLVIKGALFIKDKYRYTKLPLGDILWLKAEGNYVEIHLTERKELIRTSLGQFLERLSLPNFFRTHKSYAVNLDYLKSVEPTEVFILDTSIPISKTYSDELMKRLEVL
- a CDS encoding LytTr DNA-binding domain-containing protein, producing MKTPKILVEILRTSSINFVEADENYSVFHLKSGSKVVSGYTLKFHVDQLDKHTFLRVNRSMLVNRKYIKSVMSENSSSFAILQDGRSIPIPRRRLKIFQEAYDPKVILN